Within the Bacteroidia bacterium genome, the region TATCGTTGAAAAGCTTGGTATATTTTGGATACTTAGCTTTAACACGAGGAATCAAAATTTCGATAATGTCTTTTTTGATTTTTGCCAACATTTTAGCTTCAGTATCAAAGTCATCGTGTTGGGTTGAAACTACGATAGCATCGATTCTTACAGGTTGGTTGTTATCATCGTATTCCAAAGTAACCTGACTTTTAGCGTCCGGTCTAAGGTATTTAATGGCTTTGTTTTCGCGGCGTAGGGCAGCTAATTCCAAAAGAATACCATGCGATAAATCCAAGGCCAAAGGCATGTAGTTTTCGGTTTCGTCGGTTGCGTAGCCAAACATCATTCCTTGGTCACCTGCTCCTTGGTCCTCTTTCTTTTTACGGTCAACACCTTGGTTAATATCAGCACTTTGTTCATGAATGGCCGATAGAATTCCACAGCTATTGGCTTCGAACATATATTCGCTCTTAGTGTAACCAATTTTACGAATTACCCCACGGGCAATTTCTTGAACATCCAAATAGGCTTTCGACTTAACCTCTCCGGCCAAAACTACCTGTCCGGTCGTTACCAGGGTTTCACAAGCAACTTTTGATTCAGGGTCAAAGGCAAGAAAATTATCAATTAGGGCGTCTGAAATTTGGTCAGCCACTTTATCAGGATGACCTTCAGATACAGATTCAGAAGTAAATAAATAAGGCATTTTTTGATTTTTAAGGAGGGCAAAATTAATCGAATTGAATTATCTTCATCGGATTAATTGATTTTCCAAAATAAGTTCTTTGGATTCCTCTCGGTTTTTCATCTCCAACAGCCATTCAAATGCTTCGGCTTGGCTATGGACCGGTAGGGTTGGAGATACCGGCTTAAAAAAAAGCATGTAGAAATTAAACAAGATTCGTTTTCCGATGGTATCAACCAAAACAGCATTGGCAAACGTGTATTTTTGACCTTCAGCGGATGAGGCAAATTCCTTTGCCTTTTTCTCTATTCTCAAAAAAGAGTGGGTGACAATATAAATGGGCATCCTTTTCCCATGGCCCAAGTCCTTTACAGCATCCCTTACCATCCACATGTGGTCTAATTCTACTTCGTTAACACCTTCGTCCCATACAATTTCAATAATGCCATTGGAATATAGTTTGGCCAAAAAACAAAAGGGAATGCTTCGCTCAGCAAGAATAGTTATCATGGAAAGATAAGGTTTTCAATAGGTAATAGGGTTTCCAAAAATACCTATTAAATGGTAGTGCGCTTACCTCAACACAAAATATTTAAATTCTCCGAAGTTTTGATAAAATTAGTTAGACAAACAGATTTAATTTGCCGTTAAATTTTTCTTTTTCAGGCATTCAATTGGAATTGGCTTACGCCGTTTTGCTTCGAATTGGGAAGGCTACTACCAACAAAACCATTAAGGCAGTTACTAATTTTAACCAAACCGGATCTATACCTTGTGATAATACAAATGCCATGATTAATCGAAAAATCAGGGTGCCAATGAAAATAAAAATCAGACGAACCAATAGGGAACCAATACCCAGAAACGAAAACAAGGTTTCTCCAATTATTACAGAACCCAAACCTGCAATTACTATCCCTACCCCCATATTGATATCGGCAAAACCTTGCACCTGGGTAACCAAATTGCCACTTAACGCTACCAGAGAATTGGCTA harbors:
- the metK gene encoding methionine adenosyltransferase; this encodes MPYLFTSESVSEGHPDKVADQISDALIDNFLAFDPESKVACETLVTTGQVVLAGEVKSKAYLDVQEIARGVIRKIGYTKSEYMFEANSCGILSAIHEQSADINQGVDRKKKEDQGAGDQGMMFGYATDETENYMPLALDLSHGILLELAALRRENKAIKYLRPDAKSQVTLEYDDNNQPVRIDAIVVSTQHDDFDTEAKMLAKIKKDIIEILIPRVKAKYPKYTKLFNDKIKYHINPTGKFVIGGPHGDTGLTGRKIIVDTYGGKGAHGGGAFSGKDPSKVDRSAAYATRHIAKNLVAAGVAKEALVQVSYAIGVAQPTSINVNTFGTSKVGLSDGEIGKIVEKLFDMRPYFIEQRFKLRTPIYSETAAYGHMGRKNEVVTKEFKSPDGKVKKLKVELFSWEKLDYVDAVKKAFGLDKKAAPAKAAAKAAPKAKAKK